One Prunus dulcis chromosome 8, ALMONDv2, whole genome shotgun sequence DNA window includes the following coding sequences:
- the LOC117612288 gene encoding mediator of RNA polymerase II transcription subunit 32: MDNIVDSLNNAYQEFVVAAANVLEAKETSGAQKTAATDAALENFKQKWELFRVTCDQAEEFVESVKQRIGSECLVDEATGLVAGKSGQTATGLPPISAVRLEQMSKAVRCLVIELQNGSGTAAGSAHSHLSTPFDGRFSEDSAQ, encoded by the coding sequence ATGGACAACATTGTAGATTCTCTAAACAATGCATACCAAGAGTTCGTTGTTGCAGCAGCTAATGTGCTCGAAGCCAAGGAAACTTCTGGCGCCCAGAAAACAGCAGCCACAGATGCTGCTCTTGAGAATTTTAAGCAGAAGTGGGAACTTTTCAGAGTCACTTGTGATCAAGCGGAGGAGTTTGTGGAGTCTGTGAAGCAAAGGATTGGCTCAGAGTGCCTGGTGGATGAGGCAACTGGTTTGGTGGCTGGGAAGTCTGGGCAAACCGCAACTGGTCTTCCACCCATTAGTGCAGTTCGGTTGGAACAGATGAGTAAAGCTGTTCGATGTCTTGTCATAGAACTTCAAAATGGTTCTGGAACTGCTGCTGGTTCAGCACATTCTCATCTGTCAACTCCTTTTGATGGCAGATTCTCTGAAGATTCAGCTCAATAG
- the LOC117638237 gene encoding dehydrodolichyl diphosphate synthase complex subunit NUS1, with translation MMDLRIDMQRASFAQIGNLGLLLLWHIVHLFVSIWYFLLGLAYVLQSYLISGGVLKSYKALNLGKLRYLAIVIESEEAYQTLKVIELLQWLEAIGVKRVCLYDTEGVLKKSKEAILNKLKNASEFKAYEDLVDQNRMALEILSFSDGKEAVTKAANLLFVKYLKLAKSVGDHEEKIFTEPNMDEALKAISCRGPDPDLLLVYGPARCHLGFPAWRIRYTEIVHMGQLKSMRYGSLIKAIYMFTTVRQNYGK, from the exons aTGATGGATTTGAGGATTGATATGCAGCGGGCTTCCTTTGCTCAA ATTGGCAATCTCGGGCTTCTGCTCCTATGGCATATTGTACACCTTTTTGTCAGCATATGGTACTTTCTATTGGGTTTAGCTTATGTGCTTCAAAGCTATCTTATTTCTGGTGGAGTACTCAAGAGCTACAAAGCCCTTAATTTGGGCAAGCTACGGTACCTGGCAATTGTGATAGAAAGTGAAGAAGCTTACCAAACATTAAAAGTAATTGAGCTGCTGCAGTGGCTAGAAGCTATTGGTGTGAAGCGTGTGTGCCTCTATGATACAGAAG GAGtgttgaagaaatcaaaagaaGCCATCTTGAATAAACTGAAAAATGCAAGCGAATTTAAG GCTTATGAAGATTTAGTCGATCAAAACCGCATGGCCCTGgaaattttgtcattttctgATGGAAAAGAAGCTGTGACCAAAGCAGCTAACTTACTTTTTGTGAAGTATTTGAAGTTGGCCAAATCAGTTGGAGATCATGAAGAGAAAATCTTTACAGAACCTAACATGGATGAGGCACTAAAAGCTATTA GTTGTAGAGGGCCAGACCCTGACCTCCTATTGGTTTACGGACCTGCAAGATGCCATCTTGGTTTCCCTGCATGGAGAATTCGATATACTGAGATTGT ACATATGGGACAATTGAAGTCTATGAGATATGGTTCCCTAATTAAAGCCATCTACATGTTCACCACTGTGCGGCAGAACTATG GTAAATGA
- the LOC117638208 gene encoding putative polyol transporter 1, whose protein sequence is MADPIAEDKATSGQPKNTVIADFDPPQKPKRNKFAIACSILACMTSILLGYDIGVMSGANLFIQDDLKINDVQIQILTGTLNIYSLVGSGLAGRTSDWIGRRYTVVLSGAIFFVGAILMGVAPGYGFLMFGRFVAGIGVGYGLMISPVYTAEIAPTLSRGFLTSFPEVFVNIGILLGYVSNYAFSKLPAHLAWRFMLGIGALPAIILALGVLAMPESPRWLVMQGRLGDAKRVLDKTSASKEEAQLRLDDIKEAAGIAKELDDDVVPVAKKSHGEGVWKELIVHPTPAVRHILIAALGIHFFEQASGIDSVVLYSPRIFAKAGIKSYDHKLLATVGVGFVKTIAILVATFFLDRIGRRKLLLSSVAGMIFSLACLGVGLTIIDQHQEKVPWAIALCITMVLLNVAFFSIGLGPITWVYSSEIFPLKLRAQGVSMGVAVNRITSGVISMTFLSLYKAITIGGSFFLYAGIAALSWVFFYMLLPETRGRTLEDIEVLFGKYHRWKKANAMLKQTKQGDGDENKSQVN, encoded by the exons ATGGCTGACCCGATAGCTGAAGACAAGGCCACCTCCGGCCAACCCAAGAACACAGTAATAGCAGACTTTGATCCGCCACAGAAACCCAAGAGAAACAAATTCGCCATTGCCTGCTCCATTTTGGCTTGCATGACATCAATTTTACTGGGCTACG ATATTGGTGTGATGAGTGGGGCGAACCTCTTCATCCAAGATGACCTCAAAATCAACGACGTCCAGATTCAAATACTTACAGGCACATTGAACATCTACTCTCTCGTCGGCTCCGGCTTGGCCGGCAGAACCTCCGATTGGATCGGGCGCCGGTACACCGTCGTCCTCTCCGGAGCCATCTTCTTCGTCGGAGCTATCCTCATGGGAGTCGCCCCTGGCTACGGCTTCCTTATGTTCGGCCGGTTCGTTGCCGGAATCGGTGTTGGCTACGGTCTCATGATCTCTCCAGTCTACACCGCCGAGATCGCTCCGACTTTGTCCCGTGGCTTCCTCACATCTTTCCCTgag GTGTTCGTCAATATTGGCATACTATTGGGGTACGTCTCCAACTACGCCTTCTCCAAGCTCCCAGCTCACCTCGCTTGGAGGTTCATGCTCGGCATCGGCGCCCTTCCAGCCATTATTCTCGCCCTCGGCGTCTTAGCCATGCCAGAGTCGCCGCGTTGGCTCGTCATGCAGGGGCGACTTGGGGACGCCAAGCGCGTCCTCGACAAAACCTCAGCCTCCAAGGAAGAGGCTCAGTTGAGGCTAGACGACATCAAAGAAGCCGCAGGCATCGCCAAAGAGCTAGACGACGACGTTGTTCCCGTCGCGAAGAAAAGCCATGGTGAAGGCGTATGGAAAGAGTTGATCGTGCACCCAACGCCAGCCGTTCGCCACATTTTGATCGCAGCGCTCGGCATCCACTTCTTCGAACAAGCTTCGGGCATAGACTCTGTCGTCCTGTACAGCCCCAGGATCTTCGCGAAGGCGGGGATCAAATCTTACGACCACAAGCTCCTTGCAACCGTGGGCGTTGGATTTGTCAAGACCATTGCCATCTTGGTCGCCACGTTTTTCCTTGATCGGATCGGGCGGCGCAAGTTGCTTTTGTCCAGCGTGGCTGGGATGATATTTTCACTCGCGTGCCTCGGGGTGGGCCTCACGATCATCGATCAACACCAGGAGAAGGTCCCGTGGGCCATCGCATTGTGCATCACGATGGTGTTATTGAACGTTGCGTTCTTCTCGATTGGGTTGGGGCCCATAACATGGGTTTATAGCTCTGAGATCTTCCCGCTGAAGCTACGCGCGCAAGGAGTTAGTATGGGAGTGGCCGTTAACAGGATAACAAGTGGCGTCATATCCATGACTTTTCTCTCACTATACAAGGCCATTACGATTGGTGGGTCCTTCTTTCTCTACGCCGGGATTGCTGCGTTGAGTTGGGTCTTCTTTTACATGCTGCTCCCCGAAACCAGGGGAAGAACCCTTGAAGACATAGAGGTGCTGTTTGGAAAATATCACAGGTGGAAAAAGGCCAATGCCATGCTCAAGCAGACCAAGCAAGGCGATGGGGACGAAAACAAAAGTCAAGTCAACTAG